A region from the Macrobrachium nipponense isolate FS-2020 chromosome 47, ASM1510439v2, whole genome shotgun sequence genome encodes:
- the LOC135204564 gene encoding uncharacterized protein LOC135204564: MDKYQDLEIEIRRIWDMPVEIVLIIKAARKSAPATGGVKKPHRYRPGTVALREIRRYQKSTELLIRKLPFQRLVREIPQDFKTDLRFQSSAVMALQEASEAYLVGLFEDTNLCAIHAKRVTIMPKDIQLARRIRGERA, encoded by the coding sequence atggataagtatcaagacctggaaatagaaataagaaggatatgggatatgccagtggaaattgtactcataatcaagGCTGCTCGTAAGTCTGCTCCTGCTACAGGAGGAGTGAAGAAGCCTCACCGTTACAGGCCCGGTACCGTGGCCCTTCGTGAGATCCGTCGCTACCAGAAGAGCACAGAGCTGCTCATCAGAAAGCTGCCCTTCCAGCGCCTGGTTCGAGAGATTCCCCAGGACTTCAAGACCGACCTCCGTTTCCAGTCTTCCGCCGTCATGGCGCTGCAGGAGGCATCTGAGGCCTACCTCGTCGGTCTCTTCGAAGACACCAACTTGTGCGCCATCCACGCCAAGAGGGTCACCATCATGCCCAAGGACATCCAGCTTGCCCGCCGCATTCGTGGAGAGCGAGCCTAA
- the LOC135204565 gene encoding gastrula zinc finger protein XlCGF7.1-like has product MDIKIEPEEFCESNEDDEYSYEMNSTVNGKHPQTCKKEVKQEKRNSHNGEKPFRSTDCEKAFYKRINLTNYITNPTREKFICNDCGKAFSRKQNLQVHMRSHTGEKPFMCNECGKAFSQKSNLTLHMRLHAGEKPFMCNECGKAFSQKSNLTLHLRLHTGEKPFMCKKCGKSFSQKSSLTHHMRPHTGEKPYMCNECGKAFPKKLNLTRHMRIHTGEKPFICKECGKAFSQKSDITVHMRIHTGEKPFMCNECGKAFSQKPNLTRHMKLHTGEEKETT; this is encoded by the coding sequence atggacatcaaaatagaaccagaggaattctgtgagtctaatgaagatgatgaatattcatatgaaatgaattcaacagtgaatggaaaacatccacaaacttgcaaaaaggaagtaaaacaagaaaaaaggaatAGTCACAATGGAGAGAAGCCTTTCAGATCAACTGACTGTGAGAAAGCATTTTACAAGAGAATTAATCTTACAAATTATATTACAAATCCtaccagagagaaattcatatgcaatgattgtgggaaagcattttcccggaAACAAAATCTTCAAGTTCATATGAGAAGCCATaccggagagaagccattcatgtgcaacgaatgtgggaaagcattttcccagaaatcaaatcttacacttcatatgagattgcatgctggagagaagccattcatgtgcaatgaatgtgggaaagcattttcccagaaatcaaatcttacactgcatttgagattgcatactggagagaaaccattTATGTGCAAAAAATGTGGGaaatcattttcccagaaatcaagTCTTACACATCATATGAGAcctcatactggagagaagccatatatgtgcaacgaatgtgggaaagcatttcccaAGAAATTAAATCTTACAAgacatatgagaatccatacgggagagaagccattcatatgcaaggaatgtgggaaagcattttcacAGAAATCAGATATTAcagttcatatgagaatccacactggagagaaaccattcaTGTGCAATGAATGtggaaaagcattttcccagaaaccaaATCTTACACGGCATATGAAGTTGCAtactggagaggaaaaagaaacaacatga